One part of the Sorangiineae bacterium MSr11954 genome encodes these proteins:
- the phoU gene encoding phosphate signaling complex protein PhoU, producing the protein MSVPDGTPTTMHGSHTSRDFETELRELRAHTLAMGARCERSLRLALEAFWENSIKLAAEVEEIDRHIDRDEMEIDALVLRILALRQPVAYDLRFLTTALKLVTDLERVGDEAVNISERAKEGHKEGNGIAKEQVLASLKEMSDQAQQMLRDALDAFVEGEATRAGQVLQRDDVVDNLYGGILGSMTEFMATNPGEIPAAIRVIKVAKYLERVADHATNIAEEVIFMVRGEDVRHVRTHPPPDAK; encoded by the coding sequence ATGAGTGTACCCGACGGAACCCCCACGACCATGCATGGCTCGCACACCAGCCGCGACTTCGAGACCGAGCTCCGTGAGCTCCGGGCGCATACGCTCGCCATGGGGGCGCGTTGTGAGCGAAGTCTGCGGCTGGCGCTGGAGGCGTTCTGGGAGAACTCGATCAAGCTCGCCGCCGAGGTGGAAGAAATCGACCGCCACATCGATCGCGACGAGATGGAGATCGACGCGCTGGTGCTTCGCATCCTCGCCCTGCGGCAGCCGGTCGCCTACGATCTTCGCTTCCTCACCACCGCCCTCAAGCTGGTGACGGATCTCGAGCGCGTGGGGGACGAGGCTGTGAACATCTCCGAGCGCGCAAAGGAAGGCCACAAAGAGGGCAACGGCATCGCCAAGGAGCAGGTGCTGGCCTCGCTCAAAGAGATGTCCGATCAAGCGCAGCAGATGCTCCGCGACGCGCTCGATGCCTTCGTCGAGGGCGAGGCCACGCGCGCCGGGCAAGTGCTGCAGCGCGACGACGTGGTCGACAACCTTTACGGCGGGATCTTGGGCTCGATGACGGAGTTCATGGCCACGAACCCGGGCGAGATCCCGGCGGCCATCCGCGTGATCAAGGTGGCGAAGTACTTGGAGCGGGTCGCGGACCACGCCACGAACATCGCCGAAGAGGTGATCTTCATGGTGCGCGGCGAGGACGTGCGCCATGTGCGGACGCATCCGCCGCCGGACGCGAAGTAG
- the pstA gene encoding phosphate ABC transporter permease PstA, translated as MSSLAEMQKTRRRHKAIETVLERGLAAGAVGLAGLYALGLLVLTLRGGHKVTGFTVYPSPLLDIRGEDAIRFIFAASIFACGAWGLSALVQRVAGTKLVLSKAKVRAAIVVIAVLGALLFRDHLPRFLIALPSDTTAGGGVGPEIFNTLYAAAMSTAITLPIGIGAAVYLARFAGGGRFVAVVRMALDTLASLPSIVYGLFGFLVFVVEMRAGYSLLAGAFVLALLNLPLVVGVAEESIRSVPRELEDASLALGATRVQTTLRVTIPYAWPGILSALVLSIGRVFAESAPLVMTAGTTISRADAYSLDPMRGGETLAVHLWYVNSAGLSPDRADVSAGTAAVLIVLIGLTNFLASRLAHFGGRR; from the coding sequence ATGAGCAGCCTCGCGGAGATGCAGAAGACACGACGCCGGCATAAAGCGATCGAGACCGTGCTGGAGCGCGGGCTCGCGGCCGGGGCCGTCGGCCTCGCCGGCCTGTACGCCTTGGGTCTGTTGGTCTTGACCCTGCGCGGCGGCCACAAAGTCACGGGCTTCACCGTGTACCCTTCCCCGCTCCTCGACATCCGCGGCGAGGACGCGATTCGCTTCATTTTCGCGGCGAGCATCTTTGCATGCGGCGCCTGGGGGCTCAGCGCCCTGGTGCAGCGTGTGGCGGGCACCAAGCTCGTTTTGTCGAAGGCGAAGGTGCGCGCGGCCATCGTGGTCATCGCCGTGCTGGGCGCGCTCCTGTTCCGCGATCACTTGCCGCGGTTTCTGATCGCGCTGCCCAGCGACACCACCGCCGGGGGCGGGGTCGGGCCCGAGATTTTCAACACGCTGTACGCGGCGGCCATGAGCACGGCCATCACGCTTCCCATTGGCATCGGCGCCGCCGTGTACCTGGCGCGCTTCGCCGGGGGCGGACGCTTCGTGGCCGTGGTGCGCATGGCGCTCGATACGCTCGCATCGCTGCCGAGCATCGTGTACGGGCTCTTTGGATTTTTGGTCTTCGTGGTGGAAATGAGGGCGGGGTATTCGCTCTTGGCGGGCGCCTTCGTGCTGGCGCTGCTCAATCTTCCGCTGGTGGTGGGGGTGGCGGAGGAGAGCATCCGCTCCGTTCCGCGTGAGCTGGAAGATGCCAGCTTGGCGCTTGGCGCAACGCGCGTTCAGACCACGCTGCGCGTCACGATTCCCTACGCTTGGCCTGGCATTTTGAGCGCCCTGGTCCTCTCGATCGGGCGTGTTTTTGCGGAGAGCGCCCCGCTGGTCATGACGGCGGGGACCACGATTTCCAGGGCCGACGCCTATTCGCTCGACCCGATGCGGGGCGGCGAGACCCTGGCGGTCCATCTCTGGTACGTGAACTCCGCCGGATTGAGCCCGGATCGGGCCGACGTCAGCGCGGGCACCGCGGCCGTACTCATCGTGCTCATTGGATTAACGAACTTCTTGGCCTCGCGTCTCGCGCATTTTGGTGGAAGAAGATGA
- the pstC gene encoding phosphate ABC transporter permease subunit PstC, with protein sequence MVSKTVFTAEAPSYVAGVRLRGSTRPRWGEIVLRGFIAACGLFVVVATVAVIAFIARAGVRGIGDVGIVALLTGEIWKPEAGTFGGFPLIFGTAVSALGAAVVGALPALLAAVWVSELAPKSARSIYRRTMEIAAAVPSVVYGWLALVHLVPHMDWVARALYGEEKQVTGEGLASSALLLGIMIAPTVFLLSLDALSRVSGTLREASAALGASAWQTAFRVSIPSAGRGLFTAVFFGFARAAGETMAVQMVVGGARRVPENLFSPATTISTQIVMDMQNATPNTTGSNVLFSMSLVLLVLSAGVVLLSRLVGRLGKAGKA encoded by the coding sequence GTGGTGTCGAAAACCGTGTTCACCGCCGAAGCACCTTCTTACGTCGCAGGCGTGAGGCTGCGCGGCTCCACGCGTCCGCGCTGGGGCGAAATCGTCTTGCGCGGCTTCATCGCCGCCTGCGGCCTGTTCGTGGTGGTGGCCACGGTCGCCGTCATCGCCTTCATCGCCCGAGCGGGCGTGCGAGGCATTGGCGACGTCGGCATCGTAGCGCTGCTCACGGGGGAAATCTGGAAGCCGGAGGCAGGCACCTTCGGCGGCTTCCCCCTGATCTTCGGCACCGCCGTGAGCGCCTTGGGTGCCGCGGTGGTGGGCGCGCTCCCCGCGCTGCTCGCGGCCGTGTGGGTGAGCGAGCTCGCCCCCAAGTCGGCGCGATCGATCTACCGCCGCACGATGGAAATCGCCGCGGCGGTGCCCAGCGTCGTCTATGGCTGGCTGGCCCTGGTCCATCTGGTTCCGCACATGGACTGGGTGGCCCGCGCCCTCTACGGCGAGGAGAAGCAGGTGACCGGCGAAGGGCTCGCGTCCAGCGCGCTCTTGCTGGGCATCATGATCGCGCCCACCGTCTTTCTCCTCTCGCTCGACGCGCTCTCCCGCGTGTCGGGCACCTTGCGCGAGGCCAGCGCCGCCCTCGGCGCCTCCGCGTGGCAGACCGCGTTCCGCGTGTCGATCCCCAGCGCGGGGCGAGGGCTCTTCACCGCGGTGTTCTTCGGCTTTGCGCGCGCGGCCGGTGAGACCATGGCCGTGCAAATGGTCGTGGGCGGCGCCCGGCGCGTCCCGGAGAACCTGTTCTCGCCCGCGACGACCATCTCCACGCAAATCGTCATGGATATGCAAAACGCGACGCCCAACACCACGGGCAGCAACGTCCTGTTCTCGATGTCGCTGGTGCTCTTGGTGCTCTCGGCCGGAGTGGTGCTCCTCTCGCGCCTGGTGGGGCGCCTGGGGAAGGCGGGGAAGGCATGA
- a CDS encoding phosphate ABC transporter substrate-binding protein, with the protein MNSIVTALRTSVLGSFLPIALTGGMALLAGCDKSQPPAPAPAEPSSATPNSAPVEKKEGPVRASGSSALQPLVNAAKEKYETEHKGASVEVSAGGSKKGLADVNSGAVHIGNSDIFAPDDLKAGLVDHKVAVVGFAAMANKGPYNEKIAAIGVQDLAKIFSGAVKNWKEVGGESQPIVVINRAAGSGTRTVFGNIVLGGDKFVESQTEDNSGALVAKLKQTKGAISYLALSFKDDELKTFSLKGDGGAVEPNAANITSGAYPIWSYEHMYTKGEATGGTKAFLDYIVSPAFQDNVLPNVKGFIAITQMKVTREKD; encoded by the coding sequence ATGAATTCGATCGTGACGGCGCTTCGAACGAGCGTCCTTGGTTCCTTTTTGCCCATCGCTCTCACGGGTGGGATGGCGCTGCTCGCCGGGTGCGACAAGTCGCAGCCTCCGGCGCCGGCGCCCGCGGAGCCTTCGTCCGCCACCCCGAACTCGGCGCCCGTGGAGAAGAAAGAGGGACCCGTGCGCGCCAGCGGATCGAGCGCTCTGCAGCCGCTCGTGAACGCCGCCAAGGAGAAGTACGAAACGGAGCACAAAGGGGCCAGCGTCGAGGTGTCGGCGGGCGGCTCGAAGAAGGGGCTCGCCGACGTCAACTCCGGCGCCGTTCACATCGGCAACAGCGATATCTTCGCGCCCGACGATTTGAAGGCGGGCCTGGTCGACCACAAGGTGGCGGTCGTCGGCTTCGCGGCCATGGCCAACAAGGGCCCGTACAACGAGAAGATCGCGGCGATCGGCGTGCAGGATCTGGCGAAGATCTTCTCGGGCGCCGTCAAGAACTGGAAGGAGGTCGGCGGCGAGTCGCAGCCGATCGTCGTCATCAACCGCGCAGCCGGCTCGGGCACGCGCACGGTGTTCGGCAACATCGTGCTCGGCGGCGACAAGTTCGTCGAGTCGCAGACGGAGGACAACTCCGGCGCGCTGGTCGCGAAACTCAAGCAAACCAAGGGCGCCATCAGCTACCTGGCGCTCTCGTTCAAGGACGACGAGCTGAAGACCTTCTCCCTCAAGGGCGACGGCGGGGCCGTCGAGCCGAACGCGGCCAACATCACCAGCGGCGCATATCCGATTTGGTCGTACGAGCACATGTACACCAAAGGCGAGGCCACGGGCGGCACCAAGGCGTTCCTCGACTACATCGTCTCCCCGGCCTTTCAGGACAACGTGCTGCCCAACGTGAAGGGCTTCATCGCCATCACGCAAATGAAGGTTACGCGCGAAAAGGATTAG
- the pstB gene encoding phosphate ABC transporter ATP-binding protein PstB gives MHATDLSIHYGAKKAIAGVTIDVFEHESLALIGPSGCGKSTFLRSLNRMNDTVEGVKVGGSVELDGEPIYAPDVDPVLVRRRVGMVFQRSTPFPKSIFENVAYGLRIAGQRDSRVLAESVERALRRAALWDEVKDRLSDSGMSLSGGQQQRLCIARALAVEPEVLLMDEPCSALDPIATAKVEDLVSDLRRSVTIVIVTHNMQQAARVSQKTGFFYMGRLVEVGDTSTIFTRPRHRETEDYITGRFG, from the coding sequence ATGCACGCGACCGACCTCTCCATCCACTATGGAGCGAAAAAGGCCATCGCGGGAGTCACGATCGACGTCTTCGAGCACGAGTCGCTTGCCCTCATCGGGCCCAGCGGTTGCGGAAAGAGCACCTTCCTTCGCTCGCTCAATCGAATGAACGACACGGTGGAGGGGGTCAAGGTCGGGGGCAGCGTGGAGCTCGACGGCGAGCCCATCTACGCGCCCGACGTCGATCCCGTTCTCGTTCGCCGTCGCGTGGGAATGGTGTTTCAGAGGTCCACGCCGTTTCCCAAATCCATCTTCGAGAACGTCGCGTACGGGCTCCGCATCGCGGGCCAGCGCGACTCGCGGGTCCTCGCCGAGAGCGTGGAGCGCGCCCTGCGCCGCGCCGCTTTGTGGGACGAGGTGAAAGATCGCCTGAGTGACTCGGGCATGAGCCTCTCGGGCGGCCAACAGCAACGGCTTTGCATCGCCCGCGCGCTCGCCGTGGAGCCCGAGGTTCTCTTGATGGACGAGCCCTGCAGCGCGCTCGACCCGATCGCCACGGCGAAGGTGGAGGATCTGGTCTCCGATCTGCGCCGCAGCGTCACCATCGTGATCGTCACGCACAACATGCAGCAGGCGGCGCGCGTGTCCCAGAAGACGGGGTTCTTCTACATGGGACGACTTGTCGAGGTCGGCGATACGTCGACCATCTTCACTCGGCCTCGCCATCGCGAGACCGAAGATTACATCACAGGGAGATTCGGCTGA
- a CDS encoding 3-dehydroquinate synthase, with protein MHELRELVEVRFDYAVSFTEGVFQCENPLLRSTLIKEEKGRRHRAWAVIDRGVMDAWPDLDRALTSYFEAYPADLEQIAPPLVVEGGEAVKNDEATFRHILRRVHELRIDRHSYILAIGGGAVLDVVGYAAAVAHRGVRLVRFPTTVLGQADSGVGVKNGINAFGKKNFLGTFAPPFGVLCDVDFLRTLSARDRIAGMSEAIKVALVRDATFFAWLRAHAGALGQGDARAVAELVQRSAALHLRHIATSGDPFEMGSARPLDFGHWAAHKLESLTSHRLRHGEAVAIGMAIDTLYSARAGLCSPALADAVLGLLDHIGFRSWDDALDLRGPDGRPCILEGLAEFREHLGGELTVTLLRGPGDGIEVHEMLESGILAALDVLRARAHGRRSLRPASIPVAAP; from the coding sequence ATGCACGAGCTTCGCGAGCTTGTAGAAGTTCGGTTCGATTACGCGGTGTCGTTCACGGAAGGTGTCTTCCAATGTGAGAACCCGCTTCTTCGCTCCACCTTAATTAAAGAAGAGAAGGGGCGGCGTCATCGGGCGTGGGCCGTTATCGACCGGGGGGTGATGGACGCCTGGCCCGATCTGGATCGAGCGCTCACCTCGTACTTCGAGGCGTACCCGGCTGATCTCGAGCAGATCGCGCCGCCGCTCGTGGTGGAGGGCGGCGAGGCGGTCAAGAACGACGAGGCCACCTTTCGCCATATCTTGCGACGGGTACACGAGCTGCGCATCGATCGGCACTCCTACATCCTGGCCATTGGCGGCGGCGCCGTCCTCGACGTGGTGGGCTACGCGGCCGCGGTCGCCCATCGGGGAGTGCGCTTGGTGCGCTTTCCGACCACGGTGCTCGGCCAAGCCGATTCGGGGGTTGGGGTCAAAAATGGAATCAACGCCTTCGGGAAGAAGAATTTCCTCGGCACCTTTGCCCCGCCCTTCGGCGTTCTCTGCGACGTCGATTTTCTAAGGACGCTCTCGGCGCGCGATCGCATCGCCGGCATGTCCGAGGCCATCAAGGTGGCGCTGGTGCGCGACGCCACGTTCTTCGCCTGGCTCCGCGCGCACGCCGGCGCGCTCGGTCAGGGCGATGCGCGCGCCGTCGCCGAGCTGGTGCAGCGCAGCGCCGCGCTCCACCTCCGGCACATCGCGACCTCCGGCGATCCCTTCGAAATGGGGAGCGCGCGGCCCTTGGACTTCGGCCACTGGGCGGCGCACAAGCTGGAGTCCTTGACGTCGCACCGCCTGCGCCACGGTGAAGCGGTGGCGATTGGAATGGCCATCGACACGTTGTACTCGGCGCGCGCAGGGCTTTGCTCGCCCGCGTTGGCCGACGCGGTGCTCGGGTTGCTCGATCACATCGGCTTTCGCTCGTGGGACGACGCGCTCGATCTCCGCGGCCCCGATGGCCGGCCGTGCATCCTGGAAGGGCTCGCCGAGTTTCGCGAGCACTTGGGCGGCGAGCTCACGGTCACCCTCTTGCGCGGCCCCGGTGATGGCATCGAGGTGCACGAAATGTTGGAGTCGGGGATCCTGGCGGCGCTCGACGTGCTGCGCGCGCGGGCGCATGGCCGGCGATCGTTGCGGCCTGCGTCGATCCCGGTGGCCGCGCCATGA
- the eboE gene encoding metabolite traffic protein EboE has protein sequence MKLSSAGAPHLTYCTNIHPGETWGEIRQNLEQHVRAVKQRVMPDGPFGVGLRLSAVAARELARPEELEAFRDWLAREQLYVFTINGFPYGPFHGTRVKEAVYLPDWFDEERVRYTEELGGILAALLPDGMTGSVSTVPGAFRPRVTSRADADRMANNLLRVAASFHELRASTGKLVRLAVEPEPFCYFETTDETVRFFEEHLLALEALDRYGAMTRLAPGREETSLRRHLGVCFDACHMAVEFEDPREGPRRFEAAGIGIYKVQLSAGLDAELADDGEAARSLARFIDDVYLHQVVEKRDGAEIVRYLDLPEALATVATVNPPAARRRHFRVHFHVPIFREALGPFRNTQAYLRELLALQREEPVSDHLEVETYTWDVLPAEYRTEGVASAVARELQWVRGELEGPRGGG, from the coding sequence ATGAAGCTCTCCAGCGCGGGCGCGCCCCATCTGACGTATTGCACGAACATTCACCCGGGCGAGACCTGGGGCGAGATCCGGCAGAACCTCGAGCAGCACGTGCGCGCCGTGAAGCAGCGCGTGATGCCCGATGGGCCCTTTGGCGTCGGGCTCCGGCTCTCGGCGGTGGCCGCCCGTGAGCTCGCGCGGCCGGAGGAGCTCGAGGCGTTTCGCGACTGGCTCGCCCGGGAGCAGCTCTACGTCTTTACGATCAATGGCTTTCCGTACGGGCCATTCCACGGGACGCGGGTCAAAGAGGCCGTCTATTTGCCCGATTGGTTCGACGAGGAGCGTGTGCGCTACACCGAGGAGCTCGGCGGCATTCTGGCCGCGCTCTTGCCCGACGGCATGACGGGCAGCGTCAGCACCGTCCCCGGCGCCTTTCGACCGCGCGTGACCTCGCGGGCCGACGCTGATCGTATGGCGAACAACCTGCTCCGCGTCGCCGCGTCGTTTCACGAGCTGCGCGCGTCGACGGGAAAGCTCGTGCGCCTCGCCGTGGAGCCGGAGCCCTTCTGCTACTTCGAAACGACGGACGAGACGGTGCGCTTCTTCGAGGAGCACCTCCTCGCGCTCGAGGCGCTCGATCGCTACGGGGCCATGACGAGGCTCGCTCCGGGACGCGAGGAAACCTCGCTCCGGCGGCATTTGGGCGTTTGCTTCGATGCGTGCCATATGGCGGTGGAGTTCGAGGACCCCCGCGAAGGCCCGCGCCGCTTCGAGGCGGCGGGGATTGGAATTTACAAAGTTCAACTCAGCGCGGGGCTCGACGCGGAGCTGGCGGACGATGGCGAGGCTGCGCGGTCGCTCGCGCGCTTCATCGATGATGTGTACCTTCACCAGGTCGTCGAGAAGCGCGACGGGGCGGAGATCGTTCGCTATTTGGATTTGCCGGAGGCGCTCGCCACCGTCGCCACCGTTAATCCGCCGGCCGCGCGCCGGCGCCATTTCCGCGTTCACTTTCACGTGCCCATTTTTCGCGAGGCGCTCGGGCCCTTCCGCAACACGCAAGCGTACCTGCGCGAGCTCTTGGCGCTCCAGCGTGAAGAGCCGGTGAGCGATCACCTGGAGGTCGAGACGTACACGTGGGACGTGCTCCCCGCCGAATACCGCACCGAGGGCGTGGCCTCCGCCGTCGCGCGCGAGCTTCAATGGGTGCGGGGCGAGCTCGAAGGTCCCCGAGGCGGCGGTTGA
- a CDS encoding UbiA family prenyltransferase: protein MNAASLPRSPRLRTYLRLGRVSNLPTVWTNALAGTALASFPDRPAPATVAVLALACSLAYIGGMFLNDAFDRAIDARERPDRPIPAGLIGAREVFAVGFALLGAGVLLVGAHTLSGAPIASALALSGAIVLYDAWHKGNPVGPLLMGTCRVLVYVTCALAVAPRLGTSVLTGAGLLLSYLIGLTYLAKHEGAYLAGRMPALSLRRFWPLALLFVPFVVMLPTALASAPVLAVYVLFLAWVVFALVRLRSGRPGAVPRTVVRLIAGISLLDALLIAPWAGSLAGIAAFGLTLWLQRYVSGT from the coding sequence TTGAACGCAGCATCGCTTCCACGTTCACCGCGCCTTCGAACGTATTTGCGATTGGGGCGCGTCTCCAACCTTCCCACGGTGTGGACCAACGCGCTCGCGGGCACGGCCTTGGCGTCCTTCCCCGATCGGCCCGCACCCGCGACGGTGGCCGTGCTGGCGCTCGCATGCTCGCTCGCGTACATCGGCGGCATGTTCCTCAACGACGCCTTCGACCGTGCCATCGACGCGCGTGAACGGCCCGATCGACCCATTCCGGCGGGGCTCATTGGCGCGCGCGAGGTCTTCGCCGTAGGGTTCGCGCTCCTGGGCGCGGGCGTTCTCTTGGTGGGCGCGCACACATTATCGGGCGCTCCCATCGCCTCCGCATTGGCTTTGTCGGGCGCCATCGTGCTTTACGACGCATGGCACAAGGGAAATCCCGTAGGCCCGCTCCTCATGGGCACATGCCGCGTCCTCGTTTACGTGACGTGCGCCCTCGCCGTGGCCCCGCGCCTTGGTACCTCGGTGCTCACCGGCGCGGGGCTGCTCCTTTCGTATTTGATCGGCCTGACGTATCTGGCCAAGCACGAAGGCGCCTACCTCGCGGGGCGGATGCCTGCGCTCTCGTTGCGGCGATTCTGGCCGCTGGCCCTCCTCTTCGTTCCCTTCGTGGTGATGCTGCCAACCGCCCTGGCGAGCGCCCCGGTGCTCGCCGTGTACGTGCTCTTTCTTGCGTGGGTCGTCTTTGCGCTGGTGCGCCTACGAAGCGGACGGCCCGGCGCCGTACCGCGCACCGTCGTCCGCCTCATCGCCGGGATCTCCCTCCTCGATGCGCTGCTCATCGCGCCCTGGGCGGGGAGCCTCGCGGGCATCGCCGCATTTGGCTTGACGCTTTGGCTCCAGCGTTATGTCAGCGGCACCTAA
- a CDS encoding alkaline phosphatase family protein, protein MHPTVVLNVVGLSRNLLGEATPNLSRMVRDFGVRPLTTVLPAVTCSVQSTFTTGLLPRDHGCVGNGWYFRDLAEVWFWRQSNHLVEGRGGGASEKIWDAAKKRDPSFTCAKLFWWYNMYSTADLAVTPRPLYPADGRKIPDIYTEPAALREELNDRLGAFPLFHFWGPKADLRSSRWIADCAKHVYTTRKPTLTLVYLPHLDYSLQKLGPDHPRIASELRQIDGVCGDLMDHFGRQGARIIVLSEYAITKVRGAVHINRALREAGLLRVREELGLEKLDAGGSEAFAVADHQVAHVYVRRKERLSEVKRLLEGLDGVERVLDEEGKRAAFLDHPRSGDLVAIANADTWFSYYYWQNDDKAPDFARTVDIHRKPGYDPVELFVDPKLKLPALRVGARVAQKMLGFRMLMDVIPLDTSLVQGSHGRPTDEAHGPVLLSTEPSLLPEGAIAATSVKDIVLRHLFA, encoded by the coding sequence ATGCACCCCACCGTCGTTCTGAATGTCGTCGGCCTCTCGCGCAATCTCCTGGGCGAGGCCACACCGAACCTCTCCCGCATGGTGCGCGACTTCGGCGTGCGGCCGCTCACCACCGTGCTCCCCGCCGTCACCTGCTCCGTTCAATCGACCTTCACCACCGGGCTCCTGCCGCGCGACCATGGTTGCGTGGGCAACGGTTGGTACTTTCGTGATCTGGCCGAAGTTTGGTTTTGGCGCCAATCCAATCATCTCGTGGAGGGGCGCGGCGGCGGGGCCAGCGAAAAGATCTGGGACGCGGCCAAAAAGCGCGATCCCTCGTTCACCTGCGCCAAGCTGTTCTGGTGGTACAACATGTACAGCACGGCCGACCTCGCGGTGACCCCGCGCCCGCTGTACCCCGCCGACGGCCGCAAAATCCCGGACATCTACACGGAGCCCGCGGCGCTGCGCGAGGAGCTCAACGACCGGCTCGGGGCCTTTCCGCTCTTCCACTTCTGGGGCCCCAAGGCCGATCTCCGCTCGAGCCGCTGGATCGCGGACTGCGCCAAGCACGTGTATACTACACGCAAGCCGACGCTCACCCTCGTGTACCTGCCCCACCTCGACTACAGCCTGCAAAAGCTCGGACCGGACCATCCGCGCATCGCCTCGGAGCTGCGGCAAATCGACGGCGTGTGCGGGGACTTGATGGACCACTTCGGCCGCCAAGGCGCGCGGATCATCGTGCTCTCGGAGTATGCGATCACCAAGGTGCGTGGGGCGGTGCACATCAATCGCGCCCTGCGCGAGGCGGGCCTTTTGCGGGTGCGCGAGGAGCTGGGGCTGGAGAAGCTGGACGCCGGCGGCTCGGAGGCCTTCGCGGTGGCCGACCATCAAGTGGCGCACGTGTACGTGCGTCGAAAGGAGCGCCTCTCGGAGGTGAAGCGCCTCCTCGAAGGGCTCGATGGGGTGGAGCGCGTCCTCGACGAAGAAGGAAAGCGGGCGGCGTTTCTGGATCATCCGCGCTCGGGCGATCTGGTGGCCATCGCCAACGCGGATACCTGGTTCTCCTATTACTATTGGCAAAATGACGACAAGGCGCCCGACTTCGCGCGCACCGTCGATATCCACCGCAAACCCGGTTACGATCCGGTGGAGTTGTTCGTCGATCCCAAATTGAAGCTCCCGGCGCTCCGCGTGGGGGCGAGGGTCGCCCAAAAGATGCTCGGCTTTCGGATGCTCATGGACGTCATCCCCCTCGATACATCCCTCGTCCAAGGCTCCCACGGCCGCCCGACCGATGAAGCGCACGGCCCCGTGCTCCTCTCGACCGAGCCTTCGCTTTTGCCCGAGGGCGCCATCGCCGCCACGTCGGTAAAGGACATCGTCCTCCGCCATTTGTTCGCATAG
- a CDS encoding TatD family hydrolase: MTSRTTDDYEAMAAAGIRAIIEPAFWLGQPRNHVGTFEDYFASLIGWERFRASQFGIVHYCTLALNPKEANNPRVAADVIALLPKYLEKDGVVAVGEIGFDDQTPEEDTYFAMQLELAKRFDLPVLVHTPHRDKKRGTERSLALVREQRFPEERVLIDHNTEETLPLVLDTGCWAGHSIYPKTKMDEGRMAALVQKYGAERILINSAADWGISDPLKVPKTAARMREVGISEAEIARIVWSNPVAFFGQTGRIDREELAERAAIDQAQLWEGNSVLRGQAPRRTGELPEP; the protein is encoded by the coding sequence ATGACCTCGAGGACCACCGACGACTACGAGGCCATGGCCGCCGCTGGCATCCGCGCCATCATCGAGCCCGCGTTTTGGCTGGGACAGCCGCGCAACCACGTGGGCACCTTCGAGGACTACTTTGCGTCGCTCATCGGGTGGGAGCGCTTTCGCGCGAGCCAGTTCGGCATCGTCCATTACTGCACCCTGGCGCTGAACCCCAAAGAGGCGAACAACCCGCGCGTCGCCGCCGACGTGATCGCCCTGCTCCCCAAGTACCTCGAGAAGGACGGCGTGGTGGCCGTGGGCGAAATTGGATTCGACGACCAAACGCCGGAGGAGGACACGTACTTCGCCATGCAGCTCGAGCTCGCGAAGCGCTTCGATCTGCCCGTCCTCGTTCACACTCCGCACCGCGACAAAAAACGCGGCACCGAGCGGAGCCTGGCCCTGGTCCGCGAACAACGCTTTCCGGAGGAGCGCGTCCTCATCGATCACAACACCGAGGAGACGCTCCCCCTGGTCCTCGACACCGGCTGCTGGGCAGGGCACTCGATCTACCCCAAGACCAAAATGGACGAAGGCCGCATGGCCGCCCTCGTCCAAAAGTACGGCGCCGAGCGCATCCTCATCAACAGCGCCGCCGACTGGGGCATCAGCGATCCGCTGAAGGTGCCCAAGACGGCCGCCCGCATGCGCGAGGTGGGCATCTCCGAGGCGGAGATCGCGCGCATCGTCTGGTCGAACCCCGTAGCCTTCTTCGGCCAAACGGGCCGCATCGATCGGGAGGAGCTCGCCGAGCGCGCCGCCATCGATCAAGCCCAGCTCTGGGAGGGAAACTCCGTCCTGCGCGGACAAGCGCCGCGCCGCACGGGCGAGCTCCCCGAACCGTGA
- a CDS encoding EboA domain-containing protein produces MVDLVRECYARGDNRERSAVLRALPFLPGGAELVPLAVESCRSSVDTVFGAICCDNPFPADHFPEGSFCQMVIKALFTGTPVARIVGLRGRTTPELVRMAGDFASERRAAGRAIPDDLQLLLGPTPSRGET; encoded by the coding sequence ATGGTGGACCTGGTTCGCGAGTGCTATGCGCGCGGTGACAACCGTGAGCGCTCCGCCGTGTTGCGTGCGCTGCCGTTTTTGCCCGGTGGGGCGGAGCTGGTTCCGCTCGCCGTGGAGTCGTGCCGGAGCAGCGTGGATACGGTTTTTGGTGCCATCTGCTGCGACAATCCTTTTCCGGCGGACCATTTTCCGGAGGGGAGCTTCTGCCAAATGGTCATCAAGGCGCTCTTCACGGGCACCCCCGTCGCCCGCATCGTGGGCCTTCGCGGTCGCACCACCCCCGAGCTCGTTCGCATGGCGGGCGATTTCGCCTCCGAACGCCGCGCCGCGGGCCGCGCCATCCCCGACGATCTCCAGCTGTTGCTCGGACCAACCCCATCGAGAGGCGAAACGTGA